Genomic segment of Oceanotoga teriensis:
CATGAGTTTTGAAATAACGATATTTCTATCTTTATGTATGGATGCCTCAACTGCACCATTAGAATTCTCTTGTAAATAAAAAACAGGTAAAGATGCAGGACCAACTGGAACGCTAACTTTAACACCAAAAACAAAACTACTCAATAAAAAAATCAAAAAAAATGATAAATATCTATTCTTCAATTAAAATACCCCCTTAAACTTCTAAAAAATTCTTTTTACACCATCTCTTTCTAAACTTATAAGATGAATGAACTTCACCATCAAACTTTAAAAAAGATGACGAATCTAATTTTCTATCGAATTTATTTTCATCTAAAACAATCTTCTTAGAAAAATTATGGTCTCTACCAAAAATATAAATTTCATCACATAATAAAAAAGCTTCTCTTGAATCATGGGTAACAAATATTCCCGTAATATTTTCAGAAGAAAATATAGAATTTATAAGATCTATAAAATCAAGTCTCAATCTAAAATCCAAACCAGAAAAAGGTTCATCCATCAGCAAAAGATCTGGATTAATAACAAGTGCCCTAGCTATAGAAACTCTTTGTCTCATACCACCACTTAACTCTTTGGGCATAAAATTTTTATACTTCAAAAGTTCAACCTTATCCAACACAATATCAACCATTTCTTTTCTCAAAGACTTACTTTTCACCTTATCCCTTATAACAATCTCTACATTTTCAAAAACATTAATCCAATTAAGAAGTCTGGGTTCTTGAAAAACAAAACCCATATTAATGCTATTATTTATTAAATTTCCAGAATCCTTACTCTCAAGATTACTTATTATCTTTAAAATAGTAGACTTACCACATCCACTATATCCTAATATACCAATCATCTTTCCTTTATCAACATTCAAAGAAATATCATTTAAAACTACATTATCCCCATATCTCTTACAAAGATTCGATATATTAATAATAAAAATCACCTCTTATTATAAAAGCACCACTTCAAATGTTAGCTTACACTAACATTAACACATTTAAAAAAAGAAGTCAATAAAAAATTTATATATATAAAAAAACTCGATAAACTTTAAAAAAACTAATTAAAGACCTAAACAACCTTTTTTAATCTTTAAGTAACCTTATTATAGTATAATTTTAATTATAAAAATAGAACTACTGGAGGCAAAACATGGGAAAAACAAAAGAAATGTTAGAATATATAAAGAGTACTATGGAATATGAAAACCTTCAAATCTCTGATGACACTTTGAACAAATGTGAAGACATAATAAATAACAAAATATCTTATACAGAAGCCGTAAAAGAAATAACCAATAATTACAATAAAACAAATGAAAGACTATAGTATAAAAGATCAAATATATTGTTATGAAAATACATTAATACTAAAAAATAAATTAAATATAAAAAACAAAGAAGAATTAGAAATAGTAGAAACAAAAATTACTTCTTTTAAAATTGCAGAACTTCAAAAAAGAGAGTTTAAAGAATACAACTTAAACTTTCTTTTTTTTAAAAATCTGCACAAATTTATCTTTGAAGACCTATTTGAATGGGCTGGAAAAATAAGAATTATAGACATATCAAAAGATTCTTTCAAATTTGCACATCATATATACATAGAAAAAGAGGCCTCAAAATTATTCAATCAATTAAAAAAAGAAAATTATCTAAAAAACATAAAAAAAGAAGACTTAATAAAAAAAATATCTCATTATATTACAGAAATAAATGTATTACACCCATTCAGAGAAGGAAATGGAAGGACTATAAGAGAATACTTCAGAATATTACTTCAAAACTTAGATTATAAAATAAACTTCAATATAAAAAACAAACAAAAATATATAGAAGCCATGATAGAATCTCCTTATGATCAAAAAAATCTAATTAAATTTTTAAAAGAAAACATAAAAAAATTGGAGGAAAAATGAAAATACTAATCACAGGTGTTGCTGGATTCATTGGAAGCAATTATTTAAAACATCATCTAAAAAACAATCCAAAAGACTTAATAATAGGTATAGATAAATTAACCTATGCTGGAAATCTAAAAAATATCGAAAATGAATCAAAAAACAACAATTTTATATTCATAAAAGAAGACATATGCAATCAAAATTCAATACAAGAAATAATAGAAAAATATGATATAGAAAAAATAATAAACTTCGCTGCAGAATCCCACGTAGATAACTCTATCGAATCTCCACAAATTTTCACAAAAACAAATGTATTAGGAACTCAAATATTATTAGATTCTGCAAAAAAAATATGGTATGATTCAAAAAAAAATACATGGAAAACAAACACAAAGTTTATACAAATATCAACTGATGAAGTATATGGTTCTTTAGAATTAAATGAAAAACCCTTTACAGAAAATAATCTAATAGATCCTCATAGCCCATATTCTGCAAGTAAAGCTGCTGCAGACATGATTGTAAAATCATATTATGACACATATAAAATGCCAATAAATATAACAAGATGTTCAAACAACTTTGGTCCGAATCAACATGAAGAAAAACTAATACCAAAAGTAATAAAAAATGCCATAAACAAAAAACCAATTCCTGTATATGGAGATGGAAAACAAATAAGAGATTGGTTATATGTAGAAGACCATTGCAAAGCAATAGAAATGGTATTAAAAAATGCTAAATCTGGTCAAATATATAATATTGGAGATCAAACAGAAAAAACTAATATAGAATTAATAAAAACAATAATAAACTACTTAAACAAAAAAGATTCAAATATAGATACAGATTTAATACAATATGTAAAAGATAGACCTGGACATGATAAAAGATATGCCATAAATTCAAATAAAATAAAAAAAGATTTAAATTGGCAAAGTAGTAAAAATTTCGATAAAAATCTCTACAAAACAATAGATAGCTATATAAAACAATACAATATTTAAAAAGCATAAAAATGGGGGACGAATATGCCTGATTCAAATAAAATAAATGATTCATTGATCAAACATAAAATTGACAATGACTTAATCGAAAAAATATTCTTAGGAATCGATAAAAACAAAAACTATTCAAAAGAGCAAAAAGCTAAAAATCTCGTATTAATAACTTCGAGAATCGATAAATATTTAAATACTGAACAAAAAATAAAAATTATGTCATGGTGTGCCTGTTGTAAAACTGGCAAAAGAGCTAAAGATATAAGAAACTTCTCAAAAAAATATAAAGAAAAGAATTTACATGAAAAAATAAAACTATTATCCAATGTTCAATATATGAGTTCCCCAAAAATAAAAGAAAACATATTAACCACTTCTATTGAATGGAAACAAGATAACATTTACAAATGTGCATGCACTAGTTTTACAAACATTAATATAGGAAAAGTATCCAAAACCTATTGTTTATGTTGTGCTGGACATTTTAAATATCATTATGAAAAAGCTTTAGATATACAATTAAATATTAAATCTGTTATATCTTCTGCACTCAATAGTCAAGGAAAGTATCCTTGTATATTTGAATATAATATAATAAAAAAAGCATGATACTAATTTTTTAGTATCATGCTTTCTTATAAATTTATTTTTTTATTCTTTTTCTATTAATAAAAAACTTAAAAACTTCTGTATTAAAATAATCAAGAGAATAAATAAGAGGAATTCCGTGCGAATCATAAAAAACTTGATTTAACAACATAAAAAGGTTCTGTTCTTTTATATTTAAAATTTTACACATTTTTTTATCAAAAATAACTGGAACTATTTCGCTAACAGCATTTTCAAGATCAAATTTTAAATAATCTTCAAAAAATTCTATCATAGATTCTGTCGGTAATTTTTGAGGAGGCTTATTTTCAAAAAATCTTAAAGGTATACTATCAACAGCATAAACTGCCATTTGATTATCTGCTAATCTTTTTCTATAATAAGTGACAACCATTTCACCATCTTCAAGTCTTAATTTTTCTTTTATTTCTTTTTCTGGAATAACTATTTTCCTATCTAAATATTCTGTACTTGGTTTATATTTAAAAGTTTCCATAATTTCAGTAACCGACTTTAAAACTTCTAATCCACTTTTCAAGTTTACTGGAGTTCTTTTAATAAAAGTTCCCTTTCCCTGAATAGTATATATTATTCCTTCTTGTTTTAACT
This window contains:
- a CDS encoding ABC transporter ATP-binding protein; the encoded protein is MIFIINISNLCKRYGDNVVLNDISLNVDKGKMIGILGYSGCGKSTILKIISNLESKDSGNLINNSINMGFVFQEPRLLNWINVFENVEIVIRDKVKSKSLRKEMVDIVLDKVELLKYKNFMPKELSGGMRQRVSIARALVINPDLLLMDEPFSGLDFRLRLDFIDLINSIFSSENITGIFVTHDSREAFLLCDEIYIFGRDHNFSKKIVLDENKFDRKLDSSSFLKFDGEVHSSYKFRKRWCKKNFLEV
- a CDS encoding Fic/DOC family protein; amino-acid sequence: MKDYSIKDQIYCYENTLILKNKLNIKNKEELEIVETKITSFKIAELQKREFKEYNLNFLFFKNLHKFIFEDLFEWAGKIRIIDISKDSFKFAHHIYIEKEASKLFNQLKKENYLKNIKKEDLIKKISHYITEINVLHPFREGNGRTIREYFRILLQNLDYKINFNIKNKQKYIEAMIESPYDQKNLIKFLKENIKKLEEK
- the rfbB gene encoding dTDP-glucose 4,6-dehydratase; the protein is MKILITGVAGFIGSNYLKHHLKNNPKDLIIGIDKLTYAGNLKNIENESKNNNFIFIKEDICNQNSIQEIIEKYDIEKIINFAAESHVDNSIESPQIFTKTNVLGTQILLDSAKKIWYDSKKNTWKTNTKFIQISTDEVYGSLELNEKPFTENNLIDPHSPYSASKAAADMIVKSYYDTYKMPINITRCSNNFGPNQHEEKLIPKVIKNAINKKPIPVYGDGKQIRDWLYVEDHCKAIEMVLKNAKSGQIYNIGDQTEKTNIELIKTIINYLNKKDSNIDTDLIQYVKDRPGHDKRYAINSNKIKKDLNWQSSKNFDKNLYKTIDSYIKQYNI
- a CDS encoding GntR family transcriptional regulator, with the translated sequence MVFKINKSDEPLSILAREKIKDYIDEKNLKTGDKLPSESNFVKMLGVSRITIREALSQLKQEGIIYTIQGKGTFIKRTPVNLKSGLEVLKSVTEIMETFKYKPSTEYLDRKIVIPEKEIKEKLRLEDGEMVVTYYRKRLADNQMAVYAVDSIPLRFFENKPPQKLPTESMIEFFEDYLKFDLENAVSEIVPVIFDKKMCKILNIKEQNLFMLLNQVFYDSHGIPLIYSLDYFNTEVFKFFINRKRIKK